Below is a genomic region from Jiangella gansuensis DSM 44835.
GCGCCTCGAGCCGAACCGAGCGGCTGTCCCTGCTCCGCACAGTAGGCACGGCCACCGACAACCTCGGGGAACGACCCGCAGGGCAAGGCCGTGAGCAGCGAGAACGCCAGCGATCGGGAGCGGTGGGCGGCTGAGCGCCTACGCTGGGCACGTCAACGATCCATGCGCGCAGAGGAGGAGCACATGCCCGTTCCCCAGCCGTCCGAGACCACTCGGTGGCGCTGCGCGCAGTGCGGCAACCTGACCCGGTTTGACGTGGTGCGCTCCAGCCGGGTGCGCGAGTTCGTCCATGTCAACCTCGCCGGCGCGGCGAAGATCGAGGAGACCGACGTGCTCGCGGAGTCGGTCGAGCGGGTGGTCTGCCGGTGGTGCGGCGGGGACGGCACCGTGGAGCTCGTCGCGCGGCCAGACTCGGCGTGAACGTCCTGCCCGACGCCGCCCGGGCCCGTGTCGTGACCCTCGCTGCGGACGTGCTCGGCGGGCTACCCGCCGCCGACGTCCCCGGCGTGCTGAAGCGCATCGCGCGGTTCGCCGCCGCGAAGCGAGCCCGGCTCGGCGGCAACGCGATCGCCAGCGCACTCGACACCGATGCCGTCTTCCGCCGGCGCGTGCTCGACGCGGCCACGGCCGCCGATCCCGCGCTGGCCAAAGCCCTGGACGAGGGCACCCCACCGGCCGCCGCCGACCCCGTCGACATCGCCGTCATGGCCTACCTGCTCCGCCCGGAGGGCTGGGAAGGGCTGATCGAGGCCGCGGCCACGACGCTGCGCCGCGACGACGACGACGCCCGGCGGGCCCGTGAGGCCGCCGCGACCGAGCGCATCCGCGAGCAACTCGATGCCGCTCGAGCGTCGGCGCGGGAGATGCGCTCGTCGATGCGCGCCGAGATCGACCGGCTCAAAGCCGAGAACACCACGCTGCGCCGCCGGGTTCAGGAGACTCGCGAGAAGTTGAGCGACGCCCGGCGGCAGGACCGCGACGAGCACGAGACGGCCGTGCGGGAGCTTGCCGAGGCGCGCACGGCACTGCGCGCGGCCGAGGCGGAGACGCGGCGGCTGCGCGGCCGGCTGGCCGACGCGGAGGGCGCCCTCGAGGCGATGCGGCGCAGCGGGCGGGCCGAGCGCAGCCTCGAGACCGCGCGGCTGGCGCTGCTCCTGGACACCCTCGCCGAGGCTGCCGCCGGGTTGCGCCGCGAGCTGGCGCTGCCGGCCTCGACGCTGCAACCGGCCGACACCGTCGACGCCGTCGTGCCGGCCGACCCGGCCACCGGGGGCGGCGCCGTCCGTGCCCGCGGCTCGGACGAGCCGGGATACCTCGACGAGCTGCTGGCGATGCCCCGCGTGCACATGATCGTCGACGGGTACAACGTCACCAAGACCGCCTGGCCGACGATGCCGCTGGAAGCGCAGCGCTCCCGGCTGGTGCAGGGGCTAGCCGCGGTCGCCGCCCGCACCGGAACCGAGGTGACCTGCGTGTTCGACGGCGCCGACGTGACGGTGCCGCCACCGGTGGCGTCCGCGCAAGGCGTCCGCGTCCGCTTCAGCGCCACCGGGCAGACCGCGGACGAGCTCATCCGGCGCATGGTGCGGGCCGAACCGGAAGGGCGGGCGGTGGTCGTGGTGTCGTCGGACCGCGAGGTGGCCGAGGGCGTGCGCCGGCCGGGGGTGCGCAGCGTGGAGGCGGTGGCCCTGGTCGGGTTGTTGTCCCGCTGACGACGATTCCCCTGAGATCCGCCGTCCGCCCCCAGGCGTCTTCCCGCGGCACTTGGCAAGCATGCCTGGTGCGGCGGGTACACCCATGCCGGACGTGATCATTTCCGGTTGGTGCGCGGGACCTTGTCGGACCCTGGCCCTAGCGTCGATGTCGGCGGGCAGGGGGCTCGCCATCGAAGCGTGAGGGGACGGTTGATCATGCACATCGACTGCGACCGCTGTGAGATGCGAGGTCTGGCGTGCACCGACTGCGTCGTGTCCGTGCTGCTCGGGCCGCTCGACACGGAGCTCGGTGGCGAGGAACGCGACGCCATCGGGGTACTCGCCGACGCTGGGCTGGTGCCACCGCTGCGTTTGCTGGTGACCGACGGTGACACCGAGCATGCCGAACGGAAAAACCCGCGAGAAACACCGCCGGGGGATTTGCGGCAGGCACGCTCGGCTGGCTAGGCTCCCGGCCCAGGTGCCTGATTTCCGCCCGAAGGAAGGACCAGAGTGCCTGAGCAAGGTGGTCAGTCGCGTCGCTCTCGTCGTGTGCTCATTGCGCTGTGCACGGCAGCGGTCAGTGTCACCGGAGGTTTGACGCTGACGACGTCGGGGCACGCAGATCCGGAGCCCACCATCGCCGAGGTCCGCGAACAGGTGGACGCGCTCTACCACCAGGCCGAACAGGCCACCGAGCGGTACAACGCCGCCACCGACGAACTCGCCGAGGTGCAGCGGCGCATCGAGCGCGCGGAGGCGTCGCTGGCGCGTCAGGAAGAGGCGGTCGAGGCGGTCCGCTCGCAGGTCGCCGGGTTCGCCGCGGCCAGCTATCGCTCCGGCGGCGGCTTCGACCCGACGCTGCGGGCGCTGCTCGCCGACAGCCCGGAGGACTTCCTCGCCCAGGCTTCCGTCGTCAACGCCTACGCCGGCCAGCAGGCCGACAGCCTCGCCGTCGCGGCCGAGGTGAGCCGCGCCTTCGAGCAGGCGCGGATGCTCGCCGACGAGGAACTGCTCCGCCAGCAGGCCATCGAGGCCACGCTGGACACCGAGCGTGAGACGGTCGAGACCCTCCTGGACGACGCCCAGGCCATCCTCGATCAGCTGGAGGCCGAGGAACTGGCCCGGCTGGAGCAGGAGCGCGAGGAGAACGCCGAGGAGCCGAGCCGCGGCGAGGACGAGGAAGAGGACGAGGACGAGGCGCGCCCCGAGGTCCCCGTGTCCGGTCGCGCCGGTGCCGTGGTCGACTTCGCGATGTCACAGCTGGGCGACCCGTACTGCTGGGGCGGCAACGGTCCGGACTGCTGGGACTGTTCCGGCCTGACCGCCGCGGCATGGGCCGAGGCCGGCGTGAGCCTGCCGCGCTCGTCCGGTTCGCAGATCAACTCCGGCACCAGGGTGTCCAAGAGCCAGCTGCAGCCAGGTGACCTGGTGTTCTACTACAGCCCGATCAGCCACGTCGGTATCTACATCGGTGGCGGGAAGATCGTGCACGCCACGCACCCGGGCGATGTGGTCAGCGTCGACGACGTCGACCTGATGCCGTTCTCCGGCGCCACCCGGCCGGGCTGACCGGCCGCGGGTCCGGCGCATCGAATAGAACGCCCAGGCCCAGCTCACACCGACCGCCCCCCGGGCGGACGGTGTGCGTGACGGTTCTCGGCGGTCGGCACTCGCGGGGCCGGCCGTACGACTGCATCCGTCACGCCAACCGCCCCATGGCCGTCGGCCGAGCTGACTCAGCCGACGCTGATGGCGTTGCTGAGCTGCCAGCTGATGAACCACGTTCCGGCCAGGATGACCGCAACGATGGCCAAGCGCATGAGCGCGCTCTCGACGCGCACGGTATTCCGCTGTCGCAGAACCTCACGCATGGTCGATCACCCCCGGACCCTTCGGATCTGCTGGCAGGTCAGTACCAGCTACCTCAAGCATGAGGTCAGATCACTTCGGGGTCGATGGAGCGAGCGGTTACTTACGTATCATCTGAACGGGGGAGCTCTGTCACACTAGGTGATCGAGCGTCACCCAGTGTCACAGCTGGATACTGCGTGTCACCAGAATCGTCACCGGTGTCACACTACCCCGGTTGGGCGTCCTCACCGCGGCTCAACAGACCAGCTCGTACCGCCGCCATGATGGCCTGGGCGCGGTTGGAGGCGTTGAGCTTGTCGTAGAGCTTCGATACGTGCGTTTTCGTGGTGGATTCGCTGATGTAGAGCTTGCGGGCGATGCTCGAGACGCCGAGGCCGTCGGCCAGCAGGTCCAGCACTTCGCGCTCACGACGGGTGAGCTGCGGCCCGGTCGGGTGTAACCGGCGCTGCATGGCCTCGGCCAGGCCGTCGGCGATGAACGCGGACGGGGTGGCGGCGGCGTGCCGGGCGGCGGCGACGACCTCGTCGCTGGGCGAGCTCTTGGGCACGAACGCCGAGGCGCCGGCATCGAGGGCGCCGAACAGGTGGTCGTCGCCGGCGTACATGGTGAGGATGACCAGGCCGATGTCGGCACGGGCCTGACGCAACTTCTGCGCCAGCTCCAGGCCGCTGCCGTCGGGCAGCCGGACGTCGATGACCGCCACCGCGGGCTGCGTGGTCTCGGCGACCTTGTTCGCCTCGGCGACGGTTGCCGCCTCGCCGACCACGGTGAAGTCCACGTCGCGCTCGAATGCTCGGCGCAGGCCTTGGCGGATGAGCTCGTGGTCGTCCACGAGCATGACCGACATGGGCACGGTTGTTACCCCTCTCCATCGATGGTGCCGAGGGATACGTCGACGACCGTACCGCTCTCGGGTCTGTCTTCGATGACGAGTGTCGCCCCCACCCGTCGGGCCCGCTCGGCCATGATCTCCAGACCGTACCGTCCGCGCGGCTGGTCCCGCATGCCCGTTCCGTCATCGACCACCCGAATCTGGGCGTTGGGCGGACTGACGGACACCGTGACCCAGAGGTTCTTGGCCTTGGCGTGTTTGCGGACGTTGGTGATGGCCTCCTGGCCGATGCGCAGCAACTCGGCTTCGATCTCCGGCCGCAGCCGGTCGTGCTCCTCCTGGTGCACCAGGTGGACCTTGAGGCCGGCCTGAGCGCCGACCTGGCGGGCGTAGGCCGACAGTGACGAGCCGAGCCCGCCGTCGTGGTCGAGATCGCTGCGCAGGTCGAAGATCGAGTGCCGCAGGTTCGACAGGATGCGGGTCAGCTCCTGGCGCAACGTCGTGGACAACGACTTGGCGTCGGCGTCGGTGGTGCGGGCGATGAGGTCGTCGACGAGATACCCCAGCGACGTCAGCTCCTGGGCGATGCCGTCGTGGATCTCGCGGGCCAGCCGCCGGCGCTCCTCGCGGGTGGCCAGTTCGCGTACCTCGTCGAAGAGCAGTGCCGTCTCCAGCCGCAGAGCCCCTTCGTCGGTGGAGCTCACCAGGGTCTGGAGTTCGTCGGAGGACACCTGGTCGGGCACGTCGGCGACGATGACGCCCATGGTGCGCGACCCGACCCGCAGCGGCAGCACCACGCGGTAGCCGCGCCGCCCCAGCGGGGTCCAGGCCGGTGTCTCGCTGCTCCACGCCTCCAGGACGACGGGGTCGCGCTCGGCTCCGAGCAGCCATCCGTCGTCCTCACCGCGATGGGCGAGCGGGAACAGGTTGCCGCCCTCGCGCCGCACCAGCAGCGCCGCCCGGCGCACTGCCAGCGGGCGGGCGATCTGGTCGAGCAGGCCCTCGGCGAGGGTGCCGGGGTCGAGCCCGACCGACAGTCGCCGCGACACCACCCGCAGCTCCGACAGCAGCCGGTACGCGGCGGCGTAGCGGCCGCCGTCGGCGATCTGGATGCTGTCCAGGCGCAGCACCCAGGCACCGATGGCGCCGGTGGCGAAGATGATGACCACCCAGACCGAGACGCTGCCGAAGGTGGGCAGCGCGATGAGGTTGCCGCCGGCGAGGATGTTGCCGATGGCCAGACCGATGGCGCCGGTCAGGGTGGTGATGGCGGTGCCCATGATGCTGCCGGCCAGGCCCGCGGCGAACGCCGGCACCAGCAGGTAGGGGAGCGCGAGGTAGGCCTCGGGCAGGCCGAGTCCGACGATGATGGACGCCAGCGCCATCTCCGCGGCCACCCGCACGCGGGTGCGCGGCAGGATGCGTTCGGAGATGGCCGCGGCCAGGGCCACCAGCGCCAGCGCGCCCAGCCACCACCAGTCGGTGACGACGCTACGGGCAGAGCCGGTCAGGGCGATGACGAGCGCGAGCATGCCGGGCCTGGCGACGGCCACTCCATGCCAATGACGCTGGACGGAATCGGGAGCCCACACACTCACAGGGGGCAGTTTGCCGTAAAAAGTCTTCTGGCGAGTTCTGAAAACGGCCCGTGCCCGCACTTCGAGACGCGGGGTTGATCAACGCCCTGGCCTGGAACCGATTACGGGCAGTGACGGTGGCCGGAACTCACTGTGACGCTGTGACACGGGTCTGGCTTCGGGTCGCGCGCCCGCCCGAAATGCGTTATGAGCGCGGGTCGGTGGCAGTCCGGCAGACCGCCCGGCGGCTCACGGCACGCCACCGTGCGAGGCGCGGCGGAACTGTTCGAGGTACCGGGCGACGGGCCCGGCGGTGAGCACGCCGCTGCCGGCCCCGGCCAGCTCGCGCGCCGCCGGCGCCAGCACCGTGCCGGCGCGCCGGATCAGCGCGGTGTCGCCCACGGCCACCGCGGCGCGGCCCGTGAGGCACCACTTCGCCTCGAAGAGCAGGTCGCGCGGTGGTTCCGGAATCCGGTGCAGCGCGGCCGCGGCGTCGCCGGGCCGGTCGCGTGCCAGCAGGACCAGCGGCCGGGCCCACGGCGCGTACGGACCCCAGTCGGTGTCGTCGTCGACGTCGGCGGGCACGTCGCGCCAGACCCGCAGGCACAACAGGGCGAGCGGCAGGAGACCACGCTCGAGGCCCGGCATCCCGGCTCCCTCGAGTCGCGCCGCCGCGTCGCGATAGGCCGCCTCGGCGTCGTCCAGGGGTGCCCCCGTCGCCACGTGCCGCAGTGCGCGGTACCAGCGCGTGATGACGTCGACGAGCGGGCGCTCCTGCTGCGCGGCGAGCCGGTCGGCCGCCGCCGCGTGCTCGTCGGCCGCGGCGAAGTCGGCGAGCGCGCCGCGGGCCTGCATGCGGATCAGGTGGCCGAGGATCTCGAACGTGGCCAGACCGTGCCGCGCGGCCAGGCCGACCAGTTCGGCGCCGATCCGGTCGCGCTCCGGTGCCAGGCCGGCGCGTTGGAAGGTCTGCATGAACACGCCGTTCAGGGCGAACGCCAGCAGCGCGGGATCGCCCAGGCGGCGGGCGATGCGCTCGGCCTCGGCGGCGGCCCGCGGACCGCGGTCGCCCCGCGTCCCGCGCGACTCCATCGCGATGGTGGCCAGCAACCGGGCACGGGCCGCGTCGTCGGGCCCCGGCGCCAGCGCGGTCAGCGTGCGCTCCGCCGCCGCGACCACGCGCGCCGCCCGCTCCGGGTGGTCCGAGCGGGTCCAGCTGCCCGGTACGTCGTACATCCCGATCACCCGGGCGGTGAGCTCGGGGTCGCCGAGCTGCTCGGCCGCGGCGACGGCGGCCACCCGCTGCTGCTGGGCAGCCGCGAGCCCCTGGCCTCCGGTCAGGGCGAGTATGCGCAACAGGCCCACTGTCGATTCCAGACGGCCGCGTGCGTTCTCCGCCACCGTCTGGTCGTAGGCCGCGGTGGCGTCGGCCCAGACGCGCCCGACGGCGTCGGCCGGCAGGTCGCCGGACTGTCGGAGGATGTCGGTCTCCAGCCGGCGCAGGCGCGGCCCGGGTTCCACTCCGAGCCGTTCGACCAGCAGTCCGCGGGCGCGGCGCAGCACCGCGAGAGCGTCACCCTGGCGCCCGTCGCGGTACAGCGCGAGCGCCAGCAGCCGCCAGGCCTCCTCCCGCCACGGGTGCTCGGCGACGTGGGCGTCCAGGTCCGGAACGGCATCGGCGGCGTGGCCGAGCTCGAGGCGTGCCTCGGCCCGGCGCTCGACGGCGCTCAGCCGCAGCTCTTCCAGCCGCGACCGCTCGGCACGCGCCCACGACGCGTCCTCGAAGTCCGCGTAGGCGGGGCCCCGCCAGCCGGCCAGCGCCTCGTCCAGCCGGTTCAGGGCCCGGGCCGGGGGTTCGGCCGACGCGGCGGCCACCGCGTCTTCGAACCGCCAGGCGTCCACGGAATCCCGCGGCACCCGCAGCGCGTAGCCCGGCCCTTCGGTGACCAGCAGCCTGGCCGGCTGACGCGGCGCGCGGTCCGGCTCCACCGCCCGGCGCAGTGCGGCGACGA
It encodes:
- a CDS encoding GAF domain-containing sensor histidine kinase → MAVARPGMLALVIALTGSARSVVTDWWWLGALALVALAAAISERILPRTRVRVAAEMALASIIVGLGLPEAYLALPYLLVPAFAAGLAGSIMGTAITTLTGAIGLAIGNILAGGNLIALPTFGSVSVWVVIIFATGAIGAWVLRLDSIQIADGGRYAAAYRLLSELRVVSRRLSVGLDPGTLAEGLLDQIARPLAVRRAALLVRREGGNLFPLAHRGEDDGWLLGAERDPVVLEAWSSETPAWTPLGRRGYRVVLPLRVGSRTMGVIVADVPDQVSSDELQTLVSSTDEGALRLETALLFDEVRELATREERRRLAREIHDGIAQELTSLGYLVDDLIARTTDADAKSLSTTLRQELTRILSNLRHSIFDLRSDLDHDGGLGSSLSAYARQVGAQAGLKVHLVHQEEHDRLRPEIEAELLRIGQEAITNVRKHAKAKNLWVTVSVSPPNAQIRVVDDGTGMRDQPRGRYGLEIMAERARRVGATLVIEDRPESGTVVDVSLGTIDGEG
- a CDS encoding response regulator, which codes for MSVMLVDDHELIRQGLRRAFERDVDFTVVGEAATVAEANKVAETTQPAVAVIDVRLPDGSGLELAQKLRQARADIGLVILTMYAGDDHLFGALDAGASAFVPKSSPSDEVVAAARHAAATPSAFIADGLAEAMQRRLHPTGPQLTRREREVLDLLADGLGVSSIARKLYISESTTKTHVSKLYDKLNASNRAQAIMAAVRAGLLSRGEDAQPG
- a CDS encoding AfsR/SARP family transcriptional regulator; this encodes MRFGVLGPVRAWNGAGQAVDLKGPRHREVLARLIVARGRVVPVSRLVYDLWDDPPDGAVVAVRTFVAALRRAVEPDRAPRQPARLLVTEGPGYALRVPRDSVDAWRFEDAVAAASAEPPARALNRLDEALAGWRGPAYADFEDASWARAERSRLEELRLSAVERRAEARLELGHAADAVPDLDAHVAEHPWREEAWRLLALALYRDGRQGDALAVLRRARGLLVERLGVEPGPRLRRLETDILRQSGDLPADAVGRVWADATAAYDQTVAENARGRLESTVGLLRILALTGGQGLAAAQQQRVAAVAAAEQLGDPELTARVIGMYDVPGSWTRSDHPERAARVVAAAERTLTALAPGPDDAARARLLATIAMESRGTRGDRGPRAAAEAERIARRLGDPALLAFALNGVFMQTFQRAGLAPERDRIGAELVGLAARHGLATFEILGHLIRMQARGALADFAAADEHAAAADRLAAQQERPLVDVITRWYRALRHVATGAPLDDAEAAYRDAAARLEGAGMPGLERGLLPLALLCLRVWRDVPADVDDDTDWGPYAPWARPLVLLARDRPGDAAAALHRIPEPPRDLLFEAKWCLTGRAAVAVGDTALIRRAGTVLAPAARELAGAGSGVLTAGPVARYLEQFRRASHGGVP
- a CDS encoding NYN domain-containing protein encodes the protein MNVLPDAARARVVTLAADVLGGLPAADVPGVLKRIARFAAAKRARLGGNAIASALDTDAVFRRRVLDAATAADPALAKALDEGTPPAAADPVDIAVMAYLLRPEGWEGLIEAAATTLRRDDDDARRAREAAATERIREQLDAARASAREMRSSMRAEIDRLKAENTTLRRRVQETREKLSDARRQDRDEHETAVRELAEARTALRAAEAETRRLRGRLADAEGALEAMRRSGRAERSLETARLALLLDTLAEAAAGLRRELALPASTLQPADTVDAVVPADPATGGGAVRARGSDEPGYLDELLAMPRVHMIVDGYNVTKTAWPTMPLEAQRSRLVQGLAAVAARTGTEVTCVFDGADVTVPPPVASAQGVRVRFSATGQTADELIRRMVRAEPEGRAVVVVSSDREVAEGVRRPGVRSVEAVALVGLLSR
- a CDS encoding C40 family peptidase, which encodes MTLTTSGHADPEPTIAEVREQVDALYHQAEQATERYNAATDELAEVQRRIERAEASLARQEEAVEAVRSQVAGFAAASYRSGGGFDPTLRALLADSPEDFLAQASVVNAYAGQQADSLAVAAEVSRAFEQARMLADEELLRQQAIEATLDTERETVETLLDDAQAILDQLEAEELARLEQEREENAEEPSRGEDEEEDEDEARPEVPVSGRAGAVVDFAMSQLGDPYCWGGNGPDCWDCSGLTAAAWAEAGVSLPRSSGSQINSGTRVSKSQLQPGDLVFYYSPISHVGIYIGGGKIVHATHPGDVVSVDDVDLMPFSGATRPG